A DNA window from Streptomyces sp. B21-083 contains the following coding sequences:
- a CDS encoding VOC family protein — protein sequence MQYTLEVIPLPVSDIDRARDFYRDKAGFHVDIDQEVMPGMRIVQLTPPGSGCSIALGDTIWDTMDGPTPAPGSYQGLQLCVADIKAAHAELVERGLEVSEPVRYSPDDGATFMYFKDPDGNGWAIQEYRQRAGKPLHQLLTEQSGD from the coding sequence ATGCAGTACACGCTCGAAGTCATCCCGCTGCCTGTGAGCGACATCGACCGGGCCCGGGACTTCTACCGCGACAAGGCCGGCTTCCATGTCGACATCGACCAGGAGGTCATGCCGGGGATGCGCATCGTCCAGCTCACGCCACCGGGCTCGGGCTGTTCGATCGCGCTGGGCGACACCATCTGGGACACGATGGACGGCCCGACGCCCGCACCGGGCTCGTACCAGGGCCTCCAGCTGTGCGTCGCCGACATCAAGGCGGCCCACGCCGAGCTGGTCGAGCGCGGTCTGGAGGTGTCGGAGCCGGTGCGGTACTCACCGGACGACGGCGCCACGTTCATGTACTTCAAGGACCCCGACGGCAACGGCTGGGCGATCCAGGAGTACCGCCAGCGGGCCGGAAAGCCGCTGCACCAACTCCTGACGGAGCAGTCGGGCGACTGA
- a CDS encoding glutamine synthetase family protein, whose protein sequence is MDKQQEFVLRTLEERDIRFVRLWFTDVLGFLKSVAVAPAELEQAFDEGIGFDGSAIEGFARVYESDMIAKPDPSTFQILPWRAEAPGTARMFCDILMPDGSPSFADPRYVLKRALTRGSDLGFTFYTHPEIEFFLLKDKPLDGSRPTPADNSGYFDHTPTHVGQDFRRQAITMLESMGISVEFSHHEGAPGQQEIDLRYADALSTADNIMTFRLVMKQVALEQGVNATFMPKPFSEHPGSGMHTHLSLFEGDRNAFYESGSEYQLSKVGRSFIAGLLKHAAEIAAVTNQWVNSYKRIWGGSERTAGAGGEAPSYICWGHNNRSALVRVPMYKPGKTGSARVEVRSLDTGANPYLAYAVLLAAGLKGIEEGYELPPGADDDVWALSDAERRAMGIEPLPQNLGEALSLMERSELVAETLGEHVFEFFLRNKRQEWEEYRSEVTAFELRKNLPVL, encoded by the coding sequence ATGGACAAGCAGCAGGAGTTCGTGCTCCGGACACTGGAGGAGCGTGACATCCGGTTCGTCCGGCTGTGGTTCACGGACGTGCTGGGCTTCCTCAAGTCCGTCGCCGTGGCCCCGGCCGAGCTGGAGCAGGCCTTCGACGAGGGCATCGGTTTCGACGGCTCCGCGATCGAGGGATTCGCTCGCGTATACGAGTCCGACATGATCGCCAAGCCCGATCCGTCGACGTTCCAGATCCTCCCGTGGCGCGCGGAGGCCCCCGGCACCGCCCGGATGTTCTGCGACATCCTCATGCCGGACGGCTCGCCGTCCTTCGCGGATCCGCGTTACGTCCTCAAGCGCGCCCTCACGCGCGGCTCCGACCTGGGCTTCACGTTCTACACCCACCCGGAGATCGAGTTCTTCCTCCTGAAGGACAAGCCGCTGGACGGCAGCCGCCCGACCCCGGCCGACAACTCCGGCTACTTCGACCACACCCCGACCCACGTCGGCCAGGACTTCCGCCGCCAGGCGATCACCATGCTGGAGTCCATGGGCATCTCGGTCGAGTTCTCCCACCACGAGGGCGCCCCCGGCCAGCAGGAGATCGACCTGCGGTACGCGGACGCGCTCTCCACGGCGGACAACATCATGACGTTCCGCCTGGTCATGAAGCAGGTGGCGCTGGAGCAGGGCGTCAACGCGACGTTCATGCCGAAGCCGTTCTCCGAGCACCCCGGCAGCGGCATGCACACGCACCTCTCGCTCTTCGAGGGCGACCGCAACGCGTTCTACGAGTCGGGCTCGGAGTACCAGCTCTCCAAGGTGGGCCGGTCCTTCATCGCGGGCCTGCTGAAGCACGCGGCGGAGATCGCGGCGGTCACCAACCAGTGGGTGAACTCGTACAAGCGCATCTGGGGCGGCTCGGAGCGCACCGCGGGCGCCGGCGGCGAGGCCCCCTCGTACATCTGCTGGGGCCACAACAACCGCTCGGCCCTGGTCCGCGTCCCGATGTACAAGCCGGGCAAGACGGGCTCCGCGCGCGTGGAGGTCCGCTCCCTGGACACGGGCGCGAACCCGTACCTGGCGTACGCCGTCCTGCTGGCCGCCGGCCTCAAGGGCATCGAGGAGGGCTACGAGCTCCCCCCGGGCGCCGACGACGACGTGTGGGCCCTCTCCGACGCGGAGCGCCGCGCGATGGGCATCGAGCCGCTTCCGCAGAACCTGGGCGAGGCGCTCTCCCTCATGGAGCGCAGCGAGCTGGTCGCCGAGACGCTCGGCGAGCACGTGTTCGAGTTCTTCCTCCGCAACAAGCGCCAGGAGTGGGAGGAGTACCGCAGCGAGGTCACCGCTTTCGAGCTGCGGAAGAACCTGCCGGTGCTTTGA
- a CDS encoding DUF3105 domain-containing protein, translating to MGSAKKSAIDSGSAARKARIEEMRRAERSRERRNRILTIGVSVVIVAGLVVGATVLVKKQSDKSDTAASDSKGAGKFVTGADGVKTWDKKLTQNHVTKTVNYPMEPPVGGDHNQVWMNCNGDVYAKALNNMNAVHSLEHGAVWVTYNSKAAKTDIDALAAKVKKTPYTLMSPDDKQADPIMLSAWGKQRTVTSAKDPNVDKFFEEFVQGKQTPEPGAACTNGLSQ from the coding sequence ATGGGTTCCGCCAAGAAGAGCGCCATAGACAGTGGCAGCGCGGCGCGCAAGGCGCGCATAGAGGAGATGCGGCGCGCCGAGCGCTCGCGTGAGCGCCGGAACCGGATCCTCACGATCGGTGTGAGTGTCGTCATAGTGGCCGGCCTGGTCGTCGGCGCGACGGTCCTCGTGAAGAAGCAGTCCGACAAGAGTGACACCGCGGCGAGCGACTCCAAGGGCGCGGGCAAGTTCGTCACCGGCGCGGACGGCGTGAAGACCTGGGACAAGAAGCTCACCCAGAACCACGTCACCAAGACCGTGAACTACCCGATGGAGCCCCCGGTCGGCGGTGACCACAACCAGGTCTGGATGAACTGCAACGGCGACGTCTACGCCAAGGCGCTCAACAACATGAACGCCGTGCACTCCCTGGAGCACGGCGCCGTGTGGGTGACGTACAACAGCAAGGCGGCGAAGACCGACATCGACGCGCTCGCGGCCAAGGTGAAGAAGACGCCGTACACGCTGATGAGCCCGGACGACAAGCAGGCGGATCCGATCATGCTCTCCGCGTGGGGCAAGCAGCGCACGGTTACCAGCGCCAAGGACCCGAACGTGGACAAGTTCTTCGAGGAGTTCGTCCAGGGCAAGCAGACCCCCGAGCCGGGCGCCGCCTGCACGAACGGGCTGTCCCAGTGA
- a CDS encoding DUF305 domain-containing protein → MRRAPWIAGAAATALVAAGAITYAVADGEDSGMKAPSAGSADAGFARDMAVHHQQAVEMSYIVRDRTTNEEIRRLAYDISQTQANQRGMLLGWLDLWELPKVSSDAPMSWMDMAGMADGKDGALMPGMATNTDMTKLGRLSGKQAEVFYLQLMTKHHQGGIHMAQGCVDRCEVGVEKRLAQGMVNAQESEISLMAGMLKERGAKALS, encoded by the coding sequence GTGAGGCGGGCACCCTGGATCGCCGGTGCCGCCGCGACGGCCCTCGTCGCGGCCGGCGCGATCACGTACGCGGTCGCCGACGGCGAGGACTCCGGGATGAAGGCCCCCTCCGCCGGCTCGGCGGACGCGGGCTTCGCCCGTGACATGGCTGTCCACCATCAGCAGGCCGTCGAGATGTCGTACATCGTGCGCGACCGGACGACCAACGAGGAGATCCGGCGGCTCGCGTACGACATCTCGCAGACGCAGGCCAACCAGCGCGGCATGCTGCTGGGCTGGCTCGACCTGTGGGAGCTGCCGAAGGTGTCCTCGGACGCGCCGATGAGCTGGATGGACATGGCGGGCATGGCCGACGGCAAGGACGGCGCGCTGATGCCGGGCATGGCGACCAACACCGACATGACGAAGCTCGGCAGGCTCAGCGGCAAGCAGGCCGAGGTCTTCTATCTCCAGCTGATGACCAAGCACCACCAGGGCGGTATCCACATGGCTCAGGGGTGTGTGGACCGGTGCGAGGTGGGGGTGGAGAAGCGGCTCGCGCAGGGCATGGTCAACGCGCAGGAGTCGGAGATCTCCCTGATGGCGGGGATGTTGAAGGAGCGGGGCGCGAAGGCCCTTTCGTAG
- a CDS encoding S53 family peptidase: MRSNRAIKRAGVSLAATLPLLAGALALGIPAAHAADAPGRDTLAGTRPAWATAKADKGATADSSKVSARVYLAGRDAAGLTAYAKAVSDPKSASYGKYLTAAQVQQRFGASPAQVAAVKAWLTASGLKVTGVTAHYVTVTGDVAAAEKAFSTQLHNYAKGKRTYRAPAKAASAPESLKGAVLTVTGLDNAPHTATHDDTLPAPETVFRNAGPFSTYYGSNTASTLPTAYGAQIPYAVEGYTGKQLRAAYGAGSWTGKKVRVAITDAYASPYIAGDAATYAAKHGDADYRKGQLKQVLPANYTNTEDCGAAGWYGEETLDVEAVHAVAPGADITYVGSASCTDDDLLDALGKVVDKHLADIVSNSWGDNEANQTPELAAAYDQLFKLGAVQGIGFYFSSGDNGDEVVNTGQKQVDTPANSAWVTAVGGTSLAVGRGDKYQFETGWGTEKASLSADGKSWTNFPGAYTSGAGGGTSATVAEPFYQKGLVPDYLAKANSSKGNRVVPDIAAIADPNTGFKVGQTQTLPAGGTAYDEYRIGGTSLAAPVIAAVQALAQEARGGKAIGFANPAIYATYASHAKVYHDVTDNPTGYGLAVARLDFANGYDSTDGILTSVRSLGKDSSLQAVRGYDDVTGVGSPASGYVESYRRR, encoded by the coding sequence ATGAGATCCAATCGCGCCATCAAGCGCGCCGGTGTGAGCCTGGCAGCGACACTGCCTCTGCTCGCCGGCGCGCTGGCGCTCGGCATTCCCGCGGCCCATGCCGCGGACGCCCCGGGCCGGGACACGCTCGCCGGCACCAGGCCCGCGTGGGCCACCGCCAAGGCGGACAAGGGCGCCACGGCCGACAGCTCCAAGGTGTCCGCCCGGGTGTACCTCGCCGGCCGGGACGCGGCCGGGCTGACCGCGTACGCGAAGGCCGTCTCCGACCCGAAGTCCGCCTCGTACGGCAAGTACCTCACCGCCGCGCAGGTCCAGCAGCGCTTCGGTGCCTCCCCGGCCCAGGTCGCCGCCGTCAAGGCGTGGCTGACGGCGTCGGGCCTCAAGGTCACCGGCGTCACGGCCCACTACGTCACAGTGACCGGTGACGTGGCCGCCGCCGAGAAGGCCTTCAGCACACAGCTGCACAACTACGCCAAGGGCAAGAGGACCTACCGTGCCCCGGCGAAGGCCGCGTCCGCGCCGGAGAGCCTGAAGGGTGCCGTCCTGACCGTCACGGGTCTGGACAACGCCCCGCACACGGCGACCCACGACGACACGCTGCCGGCGCCGGAGACGGTGTTCCGCAACGCGGGTCCGTTCTCCACGTACTACGGCTCGAACACCGCTTCGACCCTGCCGACGGCGTACGGCGCCCAGATCCCGTACGCCGTCGAGGGCTACACGGGCAAGCAGCTGCGAGCCGCGTACGGCGCGGGCAGCTGGACCGGCAAGAAGGTGCGCGTCGCCATCACGGACGCCTACGCCTCGCCGTACATCGCCGGCGACGCCGCCACCTACGCGGCCAAGCACGGCGATGCCGACTACCGGAAGGGCCAGCTCAAGCAGGTCCTGCCGGCGAACTACACGAACACCGAGGACTGCGGCGCCGCCGGCTGGTACGGCGAGGAGACCCTCGACGTCGAAGCCGTGCACGCGGTCGCGCCGGGCGCCGACATCACGTACGTCGGCTCCGCGTCCTGCACCGACGACGACCTGCTCGACGCGCTCGGCAAGGTCGTCGACAAGCACCTGGCCGACATCGTCTCCAACTCGTGGGGCGACAACGAGGCCAACCAGACCCCGGAGCTGGCCGCCGCCTACGACCAGCTGTTCAAGCTGGGCGCGGTCCAGGGCATCGGCTTCTACTTCTCCTCCGGCGACAACGGCGACGAGGTCGTCAACACCGGCCAGAAGCAGGTCGACACCCCGGCCAACTCGGCGTGGGTGACGGCGGTCGGCGGTACCTCGCTGGCGGTCGGCCGGGGCGACAAGTACCAGTTCGAGACCGGCTGGGGCACCGAGAAGGCCTCGCTGTCGGCCGACGGCAAGAGCTGGACGAACTTCCCGGGCGCCTACACCTCCGGCGCGGGCGGCGGCACCAGCGCGACCGTCGCGGAGCCCTTCTACCAGAAGGGCCTCGTCCCGGACTACCTGGCCAAGGCCAACAGCTCGAAGGGCAACCGGGTCGTCCCGGACATCGCGGCCATCGCCGACCCGAACACCGGCTTCAAGGTCGGCCAGACCCAGACCCTGCCGGCCGGCGGCACCGCCTACGACGAGTACCGCATCGGCGGTACGTCCCTGGCGGCACCGGTGATCGCGGCCGTGCAGGCGCTGGCCCAGGAGGCTCGCGGCGGCAAGGCGATCGGCTTCGCCAACCCGGCGATCTACGCGACGTACGCCTCGCACGCGAAGGTCTACCACGACGTGACCGACAACCCCACGGGGTACGGACTCGCCGTGGCACGCCTCGACTTCGCCAACGGCTATGACTCCACGGACGGGATCCTCACCTCCGTCCGCAGCCTCGGCAAGGACAGCTCGCTGCAGGCCGTACGCGGCTACGACGACGTGACCGGCGTGGGTTCACCCGCGAGCGGCTACGTCGAGTCGTACCGGCGCCGCTGA
- a CDS encoding NAD+ synthase: protein MPQLRLALNQIDSRVGDIAKNADSVLRWTRHSAEQGAHLVAFPEMVLTGYPVEDLALRSSFVEASRAALRSLATRLADEGFGELPVVLGYLDRSESDLPKFGRPAGSPRNAGAVLYGGEVLLTYAKHHLPNYGVFDEFRYFVPGDTMPVLRVHGVDVALAICEDLWQDGGRVPAARSARAGLLLSINASPFERDKDDTRLELVRKRAQEAGCTTAYLAMVGGQDELVFDGDSIVVDKDGEVIARAPQFTEGCVVLDLDLPAALPDAPTGVVDDGLRIDRVVLSEDPLPAYEPELTGSYAERLDDAEEMYSALVVGLRAYATKNGFRSVLIGLSGGIDSALVAALACDAVGAENVYGVAMPSKYSSDHSIGDAAELARRTGLNFRTVPIEPMFDAYMGSLGLTGLAEENLQSRLRGTMLMAISNEEGHIVLAPGNKSELAVGYSTLYGDSVGAYGPIKDVYKTSVFRLAEWRNRAASERGETPPIPENSITKPPSAELRPDQVDTDSLPDYPVLDAILELYVDRDTGADEIVAAGYDAELVTRVLRMVDTAEYKRRQYPPGTKISAKGFGKDRRLPITNGWRESV, encoded by the coding sequence GTGCCTCAACTACGCCTCGCCCTGAACCAGATCGACTCGCGCGTCGGCGACATCGCCAAGAACGCGGACTCGGTCCTCCGCTGGACCCGGCACTCCGCCGAGCAGGGAGCGCACCTCGTGGCGTTCCCGGAGATGGTGCTGACCGGGTACCCCGTCGAGGATCTCGCCCTGCGCTCCTCCTTCGTGGAGGCGTCCCGCGCGGCCCTGCGCTCACTCGCCACGCGTCTCGCCGACGAGGGCTTCGGTGAGCTGCCGGTGGTCCTCGGCTACCTCGACCGGTCCGAGAGCGACCTGCCGAAGTTCGGCCGCCCGGCCGGCTCCCCGCGCAACGCGGGCGCGGTTCTGTACGGCGGCGAGGTGCTTCTGACCTACGCCAAGCACCACCTCCCGAACTACGGCGTCTTCGACGAGTTCCGCTACTTCGTGCCGGGCGACACCATGCCCGTACTGCGGGTGCACGGCGTCGACGTGGCGCTCGCGATCTGCGAGGACCTCTGGCAGGACGGCGGCCGGGTCCCGGCGGCGCGCTCCGCGAGGGCGGGCCTCCTGCTCTCGATCAACGCCTCCCCGTTCGAGCGCGACAAGGACGACACCCGCCTGGAACTGGTCCGCAAGCGCGCCCAGGAGGCGGGCTGCACGACCGCCTACCTCGCGATGGTCGGCGGCCAGGACGAGCTGGTCTTCGACGGGGACTCGATCGTCGTCGACAAGGACGGCGAGGTGATCGCACGGGCCCCCCAGTTCACGGAGGGCTGCGTGGTCCTCGACCTGGACCTGCCGGCTGCTCTGCCCGACGCCCCGACGGGCGTGGTGGACGACGGGCTGCGCATCGACCGCGTGGTGCTCTCGGAGGACCCGCTGCCGGCGTACGAGCCCGAGCTGACGGGCAGCTACGCGGAGCGCCTGGACGACGCCGAGGAGATGTACTCGGCGCTGGTGGTGGGCCTGCGGGCGTACGCGACGAAGAACGGCTTCAGGTCGGTGCTGATCGGCCTGTCCGGCGGTATCGACTCGGCGCTGGTCGCGGCGCTCGCGTGTGACGCGGTGGGCGCGGAGAACGTGTACGGCGTGGCGATGCCGTCGAAGTACTCGTCCGACCACTCGATCGGCGACGCGGCGGAACTGGCCCGGCGCACGGGCCTCAACTTCCGCACGGTGCCGATCGAGCCGATGTTCGACGCGTACATGGGCTCGCTGGGTCTGACGGGCCTGGCGGAGGAGAACCTCCAGTCACGGCTGCGGGGCACGATGCTGATGGCGATCTCCAACGAGGAGGGTCACATCGTGCTGGCGCCGGGCAACAAGTCGGAGCTGGCGGTGGGTTACTCGACCCTGTACGGCGACTCGGTGGGCGCGTACGGCCCGATCAAGGACGTGTACAAGACGTCGGTCTTCCGCCTGGCCGAGTGGCGCAACAGGGCGGCCTCGGAACGGGGCGAGACCCCGCCGATCCCGGAGAACTCGATCACGAAACCGCCGAGTGCGGAGTTGCGTCCGGACCAGGTGGACACGGATTCCCTCCCCGACTATCCGGTCCTCGACGCGATCCTCGAGCTGTACGTGGACCGGGACACGGGCGCCGACGAGATCGTGGCGGCCGGATACGACGCGGAACTGGTGACCCGGGTACTGCGGATGGTCGACACGGCGGAGTACAAGCGACGCCAGTACCCGCCGGGCACGAAGATCTCGGCAAAGGGCTTCGGCAAGGACCGGCGGCTGCCTATTACGAACGGGTGGCGGGAGTCTGTTTAG
- a CDS encoding helix-turn-helix domain-containing protein, whose amino-acid sequence MPPHMDEHTGARVARARKARRLTQRELADLSNVSYSTLTKVEQGNLPASPSVTGALARALSVAVTDLTGQPYLDELRQDQLDGLINPIREALNIYDLGPDPDVAPRPVAELEADADRLCAMVRATNIKQVAADLPALIHEATTTAHITPVDRNWRLLASTYRTAYDVTTKLGFSDLCTVALDRLDWAAQRASDPVLSGMRQYLRALAYLRASDYRTGGRLVQLGMATLQQAEAGRERDVLTGQIHLGAAVLAGRSKDAETAEAHLGEAQRIAQRTGPAEKVHWLSFGPTNVGVHRVSVLAELDQYPEAVHAAQEIAIPAEWPPSRLAHHHAEVARAEMWTGRTDAAFKSLTRARKLAPQQTRYHPTVRETYAGLEAARRRMPDTFNNFGSWLGM is encoded by the coding sequence ATGCCCCCGCATATGGACGAGCACACGGGCGCACGCGTCGCACGCGCGCGCAAAGCCCGCCGGTTGACACAACGCGAGTTGGCCGACCTCTCGAACGTCTCGTACAGCACCCTGACCAAGGTGGAACAAGGCAACCTGCCCGCGAGCCCGTCTGTCACCGGGGCGTTGGCCCGCGCACTGTCCGTGGCGGTCACCGACCTGACCGGTCAGCCCTACCTCGACGAACTGCGACAGGACCAACTGGACGGTCTGATCAACCCGATCCGCGAGGCTCTGAACATCTACGACCTGGGCCCCGACCCGGACGTGGCCCCGCGCCCGGTGGCAGAACTGGAAGCCGACGCGGACAGGCTCTGCGCCATGGTCCGCGCGACGAACATCAAACAGGTCGCCGCCGACCTGCCCGCCCTGATCCACGAAGCCACAACGACCGCCCACATCACACCCGTTGACCGCAACTGGCGGCTGCTCGCCAGTACGTACCGGACCGCGTACGACGTGACCACGAAGCTCGGGTTCTCCGACTTGTGCACGGTGGCCCTGGACCGCCTGGACTGGGCAGCGCAGCGCGCATCGGATCCGGTACTCAGCGGGATGCGTCAGTACCTGCGGGCTCTGGCCTATCTCCGGGCGAGCGACTACCGCACCGGGGGGCGGCTGGTCCAGCTGGGGATGGCCACCCTGCAGCAGGCCGAGGCGGGCCGCGAACGTGATGTCCTCACCGGCCAAATCCACCTCGGTGCCGCCGTATTGGCGGGTCGCTCCAAGGACGCGGAGACAGCAGAAGCGCACCTCGGTGAGGCACAGCGCATCGCGCAGCGGACCGGCCCGGCGGAGAAGGTGCACTGGCTGTCTTTCGGCCCGACCAACGTCGGTGTGCACCGCGTGAGCGTGCTCGCGGAACTCGACCAGTACCCCGAAGCCGTGCACGCGGCGCAGGAGATCGCGATTCCCGCCGAGTGGCCCCCGTCCCGGCTGGCGCATCACCACGCCGAGGTCGCGCGGGCGGAGATGTGGACGGGCCGCACCGACGCGGCGTTCAAGAGCCTGACGAGAGCGCGCAAACTGGCGCCGCAGCAAACTCGATATCACCCCACGGTGCGCGAGACCTATGCCGGGCTGGAAGCGGCCAGACGCAGAATGCCGGATACCTTCAACAACTTCGGTTCATGGCTCGGTATGTGA
- a CDS encoding ankyrin repeat domain-containing protein, giving the protein MSDYWTPAHHAVEHEDAETLARLLGDGSDPDEVFGNMTLLTHAIDTEGDGCLQSGQPLTVHTTAVLLAFGADPELADPAGRSPMGMAERYGHDLAVKLLRAHIGRPAGNR; this is encoded by the coding sequence GTGAGTGACTACTGGACGCCTGCCCACCACGCGGTCGAGCACGAGGACGCGGAGACCCTGGCGCGGTTGCTGGGCGACGGGTCCGACCCCGACGAGGTCTTCGGCAACATGACGCTGCTGACGCATGCGATTGACACCGAGGGCGATGGCTGTCTGCAGAGCGGCCAACCGCTGACTGTGCATACCACTGCTGTGCTGCTGGCCTTCGGGGCTGATCCGGAGCTCGCTGATCCAGCCGGTCGCAGTCCCATGGGCATGGCCGAGCGCTACGGCCACGACCTGGCGGTGAAGCTGCTGCGGGCCCACATCGGCCGGCCCGCAGGCAACCGGTAG